One region of Armigeres subalbatus isolate Guangzhou_Male chromosome 3, GZ_Asu_2, whole genome shotgun sequence genomic DNA includes:
- the LOC134226663 gene encoding uncharacterized protein LOC134226663 has product MAQGKLKVKTKVPVNNKKPNKKGSAFSKRKSAPIQSKKHKFQEAHKLKQVVSKAVNQQNEDNIRKLAYEGQKKLSQAQQAVLDHHKRQTEAQEAGTSKS; this is encoded by the exons ATGGCTCAAGGCAAACTTAAAGTTAAAACAAAAGTCCCAGTCAACAATAAGAAACCTAATAAAAAGGGAAGCGCCTTCAGTAAACGAAAAA GTGCCCCCATCCAGTCTAAAAAGCACAAATTCCAAGAGGCCCATAAACTCAAACAAGTGGTGAGCAAAGCTGTGAACCAGCAAAATGAGGATAACATCAGAAAGTTGGCGTACGAAgggcaaaaaaaattaagccaAGCACAACAAGCCGTGCTTGACCATCACAAACGGCAGACGGAAGCTCAAGAAGCAGGCACATCTAAAAGCTAA
- the LOC134226661 gene encoding U1 small nuclear ribonucleoprotein A yields the protein MDIRPSHTIYINNLNEKIKKEELKKSLYAIFSQFGQILDIVALKTLKMRGQAFIIFKEIGSSTNAMRTMQGFPFYDKPMRINYSKTDSDVIAKMKGTFKERPKKARAPKPVHQEDKKSKKQKNTDAGAAANNSATAEQPPNQILFLTNLPEETNEMMLSMLFNQFPGFKEVRLVPNRHDIAFVEFATELQSGAAREALQGFKITPTHAMKISFAKK from the coding sequence ATGGACATCCGCCCGAGTCACACGATTTACATCAATAATCTTAAtgagaaaattaaaaaagaagaaTTGAAAAAGTCGCTTTACGCCATCTTCTCCCAGTTTGGTCAGATTCTCGATATTGTCGCTCTGAAAACGCTGAAGATGCGGGGTCAAGCATTTATAATCTTCAAGGAGATCGGAAGCTCCACCAATGCGATGCGAACGATGCAAGGATTTCCTTTCTACGATAAACCGATGCGCATCAATTACTCCAAAACCGACAGTGACGTGATCGCCAAAATGAAGGGCACCTTTAAAGAGCGACCGAAGAAAGCTAGAGCCCCCAAGCCGGTTCACCAGGAGGACAAGAAATCCAAGAAGCAGAAGAATACTGACGCTGGTGCTGCGGCAAACAATTCTGCCACGGCGGAACAACCCCCTAACCAGATTCTTTTCCTCACCAACCTGCCGGAGGAAACCAACGAGATGATGCTGTCCATGTTGTTCAATCAGTTCCCGGGCTTCAAGGAAGTGCGTCTGGTGCCTAACCGGCACGATATCGCTTTCGTGGAGTTTGCGACTGAGCTGCAGAGCGGTGCTGCCCGGGAGGCCCTGCAGGGTTTCAAGATTACACCGACGCACGCGATGAAAATCTCGTTCGCCAAGAAGTAG
- the LOC134226660 gene encoding fumarylacetoacetate hydrolase domain-containing protein 2-like, whose amino-acid sequence MSALTRILLRRSGRSAIIDSSSTYNSPTYHFATDNKQSHSTIDSGRRYFSKSAPSSMKFVQFKTGSGSNQRLGVLSEDGSKISDISEGFAGDLIQLIKSGTSLDAVKTKLSGAKQVAAGDVTLLSPVTNPQKILCVGLNYRGHCEEQNKPIPKEPMFFSKYASTIVGPFDGVVAHKITDQIDWEVELAVVIGKEAKHVSKANALDYVFGYTVAQDISARDWQKTRNGGQFLIGKSMDTFCPLGPAVVHKSLIKDPHNLVIKCDVNGVEKQKGSTSELVFRIDDIIERVTQSITLLPGDVILTGTPAGVGMHRSPPEFLKPGDVIDSEIESIGKIQNKVLADQ is encoded by the exons ATGAGCGCACTGACTCGTATTCTGTTGAGGCGTAGTGGTCGTAGTGCGATCATCGACAGCAGTTCCACTTATAATAGTCCTACTTATCATTTCGCGACTGATAACAAACAGTCTCATTCGACTATTGACTCCGGCAGAAG ATATTTCTCCAAGTCAGCGCCAAGCAGCATGAAGTTTGTGCAGTTTAAAACCGGCTCCGGGAGCAATCAACGATTGGGCGTACTATCGGAGGATGGTAGTAAAATTAGCGACATCAGCGAAGGCTTCGCCGGTGATTTGATCCAACTGATCAAGTCTGGAACTTCTTTGGATGCCGTGAAGACAAAATTAAGTGGTGCCAAGCAGGTTGCGGCCGGAGATGTTACTCTGCTATCACCGGTAACCAATCCGCAGAAGATTCTATGCGTCGGATTGAACTATCGCGGACACTGTGAGGAACAGAATAAACCTATTCCGAAGGAACCGATGTTCTTCAGCAAATATGCCTCCACGATTGTAGGGCCTTTTGATGGGGTGGTGGCGCATAAAATTACAGAT CAAATCGATTGGGAAGTTGAGCTGGCGGTGGTCATTGGAAAGGAAGCCAAGCACGTGTCCAAAGCAAATGCGTTGGACTACGTATTTGGATACACAGTAGCGCAGGACATTTCCGCTCGCGATTGGCAAAAGACACGCAACGGCGGACAGTTTCTAATCGGCAAATCAATGGATACGTTTTGTCCACTTGGTCCGGCGGTAGTTCACAAGTCCCTCATTAAGGATCCGCACAATTTGGTAATCAAATGTGATGTAAATGGCGTTGAGAAGCAGAAGGGCAGCACGAGCGAGTTGGTTTTCAGGATTGATGATATTATCGAACGGGTTACGCA ATCAATCACTTTACTGCCAGGGGACGTCATCCTCACCGGAACGCCGGCTGGCGTAGGAATGCATCGCAGCCCACCGGAGTTTCTGAAACCGGGTGATGTCATCGACAGCGAGATCGAATCGATtggaaaaatccaaaataaggTTCTCGCAGACCAATAA
- the LOC134226662 gene encoding large ribosomal subunit protein bL35m has product MLRTIVCLAARNAVRPSCASRLLSVTPKPINNIGDLTRSFSTLMRIGNATGQHRTPFTVTAQTQPSNILSATPVANAAQPLQPARTVIKFSMSKGKRKSVKPVIKRFKRLDWGGWIRTKAGRHKHMWKKSPNRKRRLRQHVLVNSQQATLLDKMVTKYWKRPRFYIDDPYTPYHTREEFRETKRKPLKY; this is encoded by the exons ATGTTACGGACAATTGTCTGCTTAG CGGCGAGAAATGCGGTTCGCCCGTCGTGTGCCAGTCGATTGTTGTCTGTCACCCCGAAACCGATCAACAATATTGGTGACCTAACTCGCAGCTTTTCTACCCTCATGCGCATCGGAAATGCCACTGGCCAACATCGTACTCCCTTCACGGTTACTGCCCAGACCCAGCCATCTAACATTTTGAGCGCAACTCCGGTCGCAAATGCAGCGCAGCCTCTGCAACCAGCTCGCACGGTTATCAAATTTTCCATGAGTAAGGGCAAACGAAAGAGCGTTAAGCCGGTTATCAAGCGATTCAAACGGTTGGATTGGGGCGGATGGATCCGCACCAAAGCCGGTCGCCATAAGCACATGTGGAAAAAGTCACCAAATCGGAAGCGCCGTCTGAGGCAGCACGTGCTGGTAAATTCTCAACAGGCGACGCTGCTGGACAAGATGGTCACAAAGTACTGGAAGAGACCTCGGTTCTACATCGACGATCCGTACACGCCGTACCACACGAGGGAGGAATTTCGCGAGACCAAGCGTAAACCATTGAAATATTGA
- the LOC134226659 gene encoding quinone oxidoreductase-like protein 2 homolog: MFSSLVLTFTKAGSNLVRRNASIILRQSHRAAVLREIGKPLVLESVKRIEQLKDDEVRIKVHYCSLNSTDVQIITGKHPELVVPLPFIPGHEISGEVVEIGKSNPNFLKRGDRVVAMNDLQDPNGGLIEEVVVKNRDVWQVPREVPLKEMTVMPYGHGTALMAFAMHCQLQENDLVLITAGPAGMGLAAIDLAVAVYKAKVIAICDTESSSDLVREKGAYKTVSIGKNYTKLYKDIADALGDKKAKVAYDAVGKGLLHLLADFVDPKEGQMFSVDPFHSQKKLKASKPEYELPKKKVRTEQDQANAAKLIDNLVHIDLYEYPGEDIYRQMISDTIELKSQKMVSGYISKVFLLKSVQKAVEFIQQKQCTGKVLIDIKSLDDDDGEEEGTKKKKSSESD, encoded by the exons ATGTTTAGTTCATTAGTGTTGACTTTCACCAAAGCCGGCAGTAATCTAGTGCGAAGGAATGCGTCGATCATCTTAAGGCAATCGCATAGAGCAGCCGTTTTGCGTGAGATTGGTAAGCCGCTGGTGCTAGAATCAGTAAAGCGAATCGAACAGCTCAAGGATGATGAG GTGCGAATCAAAGTGCATTACTGCAGTCTCAACTCAACGGATGTGCAAATCATCACCGGAAAACACCCCGAACTAGTGGTGCCGCTTCCCTTCATCCCTGGTCATGAGATTTCCGGCGAGGTTGTGGAGATTGGGAAAAGCAATCCCAACTTTTTGAAACGCGGCGATCGGGTGGTGGCCATGAACGACCTCCAGGATCCGAATGGAGGGTTGATTGAGGAAGTGGTTGTTAAGAATCGAGACGTCTGGCAAGTGCCGAGGGAAGTTCCTCTGAAGGAAATGACTGTGATGCCTTACGGGCATGGGACAGCTTTGATGGCATTCGCGATGCATTGCCAATTGCAGGAAAATGATTTGGTGTTGATAACAGCAGGGCCGGCGGGGATGGGACTGGCTGCAATTGATTTGGCCGTGGCAGTATACAAGGCAAAGGTCATTGCCATTTGTGACACCGAGAGCAGCTCGGATTTGGTGAGAGAGAAAGGAGCTTACAAGACTGTTAGTATCGGCAAAAACTATACGAAATTGTACAAGGATATAGCCGATGCATTAGGAGACAAGAAAGCAAAAGTAGCATACGACGCCGTGGGAAAAGGGTTGCTCCATTTGTTGGCAGATTT TGTCGATCCGAAGGAAGGCCAGATGTTTTCAGTGGATCCATTCCACAGCCAAAAGAAATTGAAAGCTTCGAAGCCAGAGTACGAGTTGCCCAAAAAGAAAGTTCGCACTGAACAGGATCAAGCGAATGCTGCCAAACTGATCGATAATTTGGTGCATATAGATCTTTACGAGTACCCCGGTGAAGATATCTACCGGCAGATGATTTCCGATacaatcgaattgaaatcgcaGAAGATGGTCTCCGGGTACATTAGTAAAGTGTTTCTGCTGAAGAGTGTTCAGAAGGCAGTGGAATTTATTCAGCAGAAACAGTGTACAGGCAAAGTGCTGATAGATATCAAAAGCTTGGATGACGATGATGGCGAGGAGGAGGgaacgaaaaagaaaaagagTAGTGAAAGTGATTAA